In Bifidobacterium adolescentis ATCC 15703, the sequence AGTACGCGACGACGAATCCATCTACTCCCTGCTTACCGAACGCATCAAGCGCACCGGCGAAGACACCGTGATCGCGGAACGCAAAACCGCTCCGGGCCAGTGGACCAAGGTGACGACCGGCGAATTCCACAAGAACGTGCTCTCCGCGGCCAAAGGCCTGATCGCGTTCGGCATCGGCAAGGGGGATGCCGTCACCCTCTTCTCCACCACCCGTTACGAGTGGGGCGTGCTTGATTTCGCACTGGCCGCAATCGGCGCGGTCAATGTGCCGATCTATGACACCGATTCCGCGGCTCAGGCCGAACGCATTCTCAACGATTCCAACGTGAAGCTCGCCATCGCCGACGATCGCGAACGCTTCGACCGTCTTGATTCCGTGATTGGCCGCTGCCCGTCTCTGAAGCATATTCTGATGCTCGACGCCAATGCCATGGGCGCGCTGGAGGGATTGGGCGTCACCGTGTCCGACGAAGAGCTGGACGAGCGTATCGCGTCGGTGCGTGCCGACGATCTGGCCACCATCGTGTACACGTCCGGTTCCACGGGGGCACCGAAGGGTGCCGAGCTGTCGCATCGCAATTTCGTGTCGATCACGCGTGCCGGCAGCCTTGCGCTGCACGAGATGATTCTTGAAGACCATCCGCGTCTGCTGCTGTTCCTGCCGCTCGCCCACTGCTTCGCGCGCTTCATCCAGTACGCGTCGATCGCTTCCGATGACGGCGTGGTCGGCTATCTGCCGGACACCAAGACGCTGCTGCCGGATGTGCGTTCGTTCGAGCCGACGTACCTGCTGGGCGTGCCGCGCGTGTTCGAGAAGGTGTACAACGCGGCTTCCCGCAAGGCCGGCATGGGTTGGAAGGGCCGCCTGTTCCTCAAGGCCGCCGAGTCCGCGCGCGACTGGTCGCGCATGCAGCAGGCTGGCGAGAAACCGACCATGAAGCAGACCGCCGAACACCTGTCGTATGAGGCGTCCGTATACCACACCGTGCGTGGCGCGTTGGGCCCGCG encodes:
- a CDS encoding AMP-dependent synthetase/ligase yields the protein MLTEYTTPGASVEVRDDESIYSLLTERIKRTGEDTVIAERKTAPGQWTKVTTGEFHKNVLSAAKGLIAFGIGKGDAVTLFSTTRYEWGVLDFALAAIGAVNVPIYDTDSAAQAERILNDSNVKLAIADDRERFDRLDSVIGRCPSLKHILMLDANAMGALEGLGVTVSDEELDERIASVRADDLATIVYTSGSTGAPKGAELSHRNFVSITRAGSLALHEMILEDHPRLLLFLPLAHCFARFIQYASIASDDGVVGYLPDTKTLLPDVRSFEPTYLLGVPRVFEKVYNAASRKAGMGWKGRLFLKAAESARDWSRMQQAGEKPTMKQTAEHLSYEASVYHTVRGALGPRIRYVACGGAPLDASLAHFFNGIGLPMIQGYGMTETAAPFAATRVTDNVIGTVGQPAPGSSVRISDDGELQVKGPNVFMGYHNLPEKTAEVFTEDGWLRTGDLASIDDEGRITITGRKKDIIITAGGKNVSPIPMEQEIAKCPIVEHAVVVGDNRPFIGALVTLDPEGLAAWLPSVGLSADTPLDRVAATAAVHDEIQKYVDKANATVSRAESVRKFVVLDAQFTQENKCLTPSLKVVRPAVNRVFADVIDRQLYAGKR